A single window of Inmirania thermothiophila DNA harbors:
- a CDS encoding ExbD/TolR family protein, with translation MSAASRRARRMARRHARGTPVRLHLVSLMDIFTILVFFLLVNTSDVQPPGRAVRLPTGRAETPPRQTLVVTVTPEAILVQDRPVVRVAAIPPDGPIAPLAEELAHQAARSGLPPAAREATVVGDRTIPFALLQRVMQTLSAAGYPRISLAVVRREGRS, from the coding sequence ATGAGCGCCGCATCCCGCCGCGCCCGCCGCATGGCCCGCCGCCACGCCCGCGGCACGCCGGTGCGCCTGCACCTGGTCTCGCTCATGGACATCTTCACCATCCTGGTGTTCTTCCTCCTCGTGAACACCTCCGACGTGCAGCCGCCGGGGCGCGCCGTCCGCCTCCCCACGGGGCGCGCCGAGACCCCGCCGCGCCAGACCCTGGTGGTGACGGTGACGCCGGAGGCGATCCTCGTCCAGGACCGCCCCGTGGTGCGCGTCGCGGCGATCCCGCCCGACGGCCCCATCGCGCCGCTCGCCGAGGAGCTCGCCCACCAGGCCGCCCGCTCCGGCCTGCCCCCGGCCGCGCGCGAGGCCACCGTGGTGGGCGACCGCACCATCCCCTTCGCGCTCCTCCAGCGCGTCATGCAGACCCTGAGCGCGGCCGGCTATCCCCGCATC
- a CDS encoding MotA/TolQ/ExbB proton channel family protein, translating to MDPLATAIRFFQEGGPFMYPIVVVLALGVAITIERWIYLGRVRARNRKIWDQILPLLHQGRFPQALELASTSESTIGRMLAYGLARVGRGRRADDLETAMEESLMEIVPRLERRTQYIAIFANIATLLGLLGTILGLISAFTAVANADPTQKAALLSTSISVAMNTTAFGLMTAIPLLLAHAVIQSRTHEIIDSLEMAAVKLVNIVRGAPPAAEPPAGTEAPAQA from the coding sequence ATGGACCCGCTGGCGACCGCGATCCGCTTCTTCCAGGAGGGCGGCCCCTTCATGTACCCGATCGTGGTGGTGCTGGCCCTCGGCGTGGCCATCACCATCGAGCGCTGGATCTATCTGGGCCGCGTGCGGGCGCGCAACCGCAAGATCTGGGACCAGATCCTGCCGCTCCTGCACCAGGGCCGGTTCCCCCAGGCCCTGGAGCTCGCCAGCACCTCGGAGAGCACCATCGGCAGGATGCTCGCCTACGGCCTCGCCCGGGTCGGGCGCGGGCGCCGTGCCGACGACCTCGAGACGGCGATGGAGGAGAGCCTGATGGAGATCGTGCCGCGGCTCGAGCGGCGCACCCAGTACATCGCCATCTTCGCCAACATCGCCACCCTCCTCGGGCTTCTCGGCACCATCCTCGGCCTCATCTCGGCCTTCACCGCGGTCGCCAACGCCGACCCGACCCAGAAGGCGGCGCTCCTCTCCACCAGCATCTCGGTGGCCATGAACACCACCGCCTTCGGCCTCATGACCGCGATCCCGCTCCTGCTCGCCCACGCCGTCATCCAGAGCCGCACCCACGAGATCATCGACAGCCTCGAGATGGCGGCCGTGAAGCTGGTCAACATCGTGCGCGGCGCACCGCCCGCGGCGGAGCCGCCCGCCGGCACCGAGGCCCCCGCGCAGGCATGA
- a CDS encoding ExbD/TolR family protein has translation MIARLRARRRRLRAEPEIDVTAFMNLMVVLVPFLLLSAVFSHLAVMELHLPESEQARPADPPRLRLELTVRRTGLLLADAATGPIARFPRRDEGYDYGALAAKLAEIKARFPEAREITLLLEPEIAYQTLVDVMDTVRLGPEGGGGLLFPDVALGEAPPEGAP, from the coding sequence ATGATCGCGCGGCTCAGGGCCCGGCGCCGCCGCCTGCGTGCGGAGCCCGAGATCGACGTCACCGCCTTCATGAACCTGATGGTGGTGCTGGTGCCCTTCCTCCTGCTCTCGGCGGTCTTCTCCCACCTCGCGGTGATGGAGCTCCACCTTCCGGAGAGCGAGCAGGCGCGGCCGGCGGACCCGCCGCGCCTGCGCCTCGAGCTCACCGTGCGCCGCACCGGCCTGCTCCTCGCCGACGCCGCCACCGGCCCCATCGCCCGCTTTCCGCGCCGCGACGAGGGCTACGACTACGGCGCCCTCGCCGCGAAGCTGGCCGAGATCAAGGCCCGCTTCCCCGAGGCGCGCGAGATCACGCTCCTGCTCGAGCCCGAGATCGCCTACCAGACCCTGGTGGACGTCATGGACACCGTGCGCCTCGGGCCGGAGGGCGGCGGCGGGCTGCTCTTTCCCGACGTCGCCCTCGGCGAGGCGCCGCCGGAGGGGGCGCCATGA
- a CDS encoding tetratricopeptide repeat protein, whose amino-acid sequence MWTSWIRRPEPLLAAAVLVLAGCAAQPPAPPPAPSPSRPAPEPQPAGPAPQADRAALEAGFAEALARLRAGDDDDARPILEALAARPDAPAGVHLNLALLLRRAGEPQAALAAVERALAAAPRWAPALNLRGVLLREQGRLAEAEKAYRAAIRADRRYALAHHNLGVLEELFLGRPDEALKAYRRYLELAGGDPTVAAWAEALAAHRGGGDR is encoded by the coding sequence ATGTGGACGTCCTGGATCCGACGCCCTGAGCCGCTGCTGGCGGCGGCCGTGCTGGTGCTGGCGGGCTGCGCCGCGCAGCCGCCGGCACCCCCGCCGGCGCCGTCCCCATCCCGCCCCGCCCCCGAGCCGCAGCCTGCCGGGCCGGCGCCGCAGGCCGACCGCGCGGCGCTGGAGGCCGGCTTCGCCGAGGCCCTGGCGCGGCTCAGGGCGGGCGACGACGACGACGCCCGCCCCATCCTCGAGGCCCTGGCCGCCCGCCCCGACGCCCCCGCCGGGGTGCACCTCAACCTCGCCCTGCTGCTGCGCCGCGCGGGCGAGCCGCAGGCCGCCTTGGCGGCGGTGGAGCGGGCCCTCGCCGCCGCCCCCCGCTGGGCCCCGGCCCTCAACCTCCGCGGCGTGCTGCTGCGCGAGCAGGGTCGCCTCGCCGAGGCCGAGAAGGCCTACCGCGCGGCGATCCGCGCCGACCGCCGTTACGCCCTCGCCCACCACAATCTCGGCGTGCTCGAGGAGCTCTTCCTGGGCCGGCCGGACGAAGCTCTGAAGGCCTACCGCCGCTATCTCGAGCTCGCCGGCGGGGACCCCACGGTGGCGGCATGGGCCGAGGCCCTCGCCGCCCACCGCGGCGGAGGGGACCGATGA